The following are encoded in a window of Rhizobium sp. WYJ-E13 genomic DNA:
- the pgsA gene encoding CDP-diacylglycerol--glycerol-3-phosphate 3-phosphatidyltransferase — protein sequence MASRAYNIPNLLTYGRILAVPLIVLCFFIEGKLSISNTARWVALWIFVIASLTDFLDGYLARIWNQTSNIGRMLDPIADKLLVASILLLVAADQTIAGWSIWAAITILCREILVSGLREYLAALKVSVPVTRIAKWKTTLQLVAIAFLLAGPAGDEIFPYTTQTGIALLWIAALLTIYTGYDYFRAGLKHIVDDEE from the coding sequence ATGGCATCGCGTGCGTATAACATCCCCAATCTCCTGACCTACGGCCGCATCCTGGCTGTGCCGCTGATCGTTCTCTGCTTCTTCATCGAAGGCAAGCTGTCGATCAGCAACACTGCGCGTTGGGTGGCGCTGTGGATCTTCGTCATCGCCTCGCTCACGGATTTCCTCGACGGTTATCTCGCGCGCATCTGGAACCAGACGTCAAATATCGGCCGCATGCTCGACCCGATCGCCGATAAGCTGTTGGTCGCCTCGATCCTTCTTCTGGTCGCGGCCGACCAGACCATCGCCGGCTGGTCGATCTGGGCGGCGATCACCATTCTCTGCCGCGAGATCCTGGTTTCGGGCCTGCGGGAATATCTGGCGGCGCTGAAGGTCAGTGTGCCGGTGACGCGCATCGCCAAGTGGAAGACGACACTGCAGCTTGTCGCCATTGCCTTCCTGTTGGCCGGCCCCGCTGGCGACGAGATTTTCCCCTATACGACGCAGACAGGCATCGCGCTTCTGTGGATCGCTGCGCTGCTGACGATCTATACGGGCTACGACTATTTCCGCGCCGGGCTGAAACATATCGTGGATGACGAAGAATGA
- a CDS encoding diguanylate cyclase, producing the protein MPTAANALNAREAARPTAATDIQKIAQHMMRLNVAGLPRNYELFYEALIGLNAGLAQDIAALGPHPQQEALDELGLRYRLVGHYGLAGDRSRIEASRILKETAERLAEGRLHHRAFTRACETILKSVSGQQDHQSLADFMAEVEYLASSLSAVLAAEQTIGTRLEEDIERLTALERGISAVQAAAVTDRITGLPNRIGFNRALDDLYGQEDGAAGNALIMIDIDDFKGLTARYGMQTGNRLLKKLAGLFRKTVKKNDFIARLEADEFAFLFANVGMQDALAIAERLRGSVEDNLVFAASDTSEASCLTISVGVALSGDAATPGQLQANARVALLAAQSNPRQPVQAFGR; encoded by the coding sequence ATGCCGACTGCCGCAAATGCATTGAATGCGCGCGAGGCTGCCCGGCCCACGGCGGCGACCGATATCCAGAAGATCGCTCAGCACATGATGCGGCTCAATGTGGCAGGTCTGCCGCGCAACTATGAACTGTTCTACGAAGCGCTGATCGGTTTGAATGCCGGGCTGGCACAGGATATCGCGGCCCTTGGCCCGCATCCGCAGCAGGAAGCTCTGGACGAGCTCGGTCTGCGCTACCGGCTCGTCGGCCATTACGGGCTGGCTGGCGACCGTTCGCGCATCGAGGCGAGCCGCATACTCAAAGAAACGGCCGAGCGGCTCGCCGAGGGGCGCCTGCATCACCGGGCCTTCACGCGTGCCTGTGAAACCATCCTCAAATCCGTCTCGGGCCAGCAGGATCACCAGAGCCTTGCCGATTTCATGGCAGAGGTCGAATATCTCGCCTCCTCGCTTTCGGCCGTCCTTGCAGCAGAACAGACGATCGGCACCAGGCTGGAAGAGGATATCGAGCGGCTGACGGCGCTGGAGCGCGGCATTTCGGCGGTGCAGGCTGCTGCCGTCACCGACAGGATTACCGGCCTGCCGAACCGTATCGGGTTCAACCGCGCGCTCGACGACCTCTATGGTCAGGAGGACGGTGCGGCCGGCAACGCGCTGATCATGATCGATATCGATGATTTCAAGGGACTTACCGCACGCTACGGCATGCAGACCGGCAACAGGCTTCTGAAGAAGCTCGCCGGCCTCTTCCGCAAGACCGTGAAGAAGAACGATTTCATTGCGCGCCTGGAGGCCGACGAATTCGCCTTCCTCTTTGCCAATGTCGGCATGCAGGATGCGCTGGCGATCGCAGAGCGGCTGCGCGGCTCCGTCGAGGACAATCTCGTTTTTGCGGCATCCGACACGTCGGAGGCGAGCTGCCTGACGATATCGGTCGGTGTGGCGCTGAGCGGCGATGCGGCAACGCCGGGCCAGCTTCAGGCCAATGCCCGCGTGGCGCTGCTGGCCGCCCAGTCCAACCCACGCCAGCCGGTGCAGGCCTTCGGGCGCTGA
- a CDS encoding Gfo/Idh/MocA family protein produces the protein MSAINLAIVGVGKIVRDQHLPSIAANADFKLVATASRHGTVDGVTAYTSIDDMLGAEPSIDAVSLCMPPQYRYEAAYKALVAGKHVFLEKPPGATLSEVADLEDLANKQGATLFASWHSRYAAAVEAAKSFLASTEIKSVHVIWKEDVRHWHPNQEWIWQAGGLGVFDPGINALSIVTHILPKAMFLSAGTLEFPENRDSPIAADLHFRNVDYVPVHAEFDWRQTGKQSWDIIAETAAGQMVLSEGGSKLSVDGELKFSAPEAEYPALYRRFAELIKAGKSDVDLAPLRHVADAFMLGKRKFVEAFYD, from the coding sequence ATGTCAGCCATCAATCTCGCCATCGTCGGCGTCGGCAAGATCGTCCGCGACCAGCATCTCCCCTCCATCGCCGCCAATGCTGATTTCAAGCTGGTAGCGACGGCAAGCCGCCACGGCACGGTCGACGGCGTTACCGCCTATACGTCGATCGACGACATGCTGGGCGCAGAACCATCGATCGATGCAGTTTCGCTCTGCATGCCGCCGCAATATCGTTATGAGGCCGCCTACAAGGCGCTGGTCGCCGGCAAGCATGTCTTCCTCGAAAAGCCGCCGGGCGCGACGCTGAGCGAAGTGGCTGATCTGGAAGACCTCGCGAACAAGCAGGGCGCGACACTGTTTGCGAGCTGGCATTCGCGCTATGCAGCGGCCGTCGAAGCCGCAAAGTCCTTCCTTGCCTCGACGGAGATCAAGAGCGTGCACGTGATCTGGAAGGAGGACGTGCGCCACTGGCATCCGAACCAGGAATGGATCTGGCAGGCCGGCGGCCTCGGCGTTTTCGATCCTGGCATCAATGCGCTCTCGATCGTCACTCATATCCTGCCCAAGGCAATGTTCCTCAGCGCCGGCACGCTGGAATTCCCAGAGAACCGTGACTCGCCGATCGCTGCCGACCTGCATTTCCGCAATGTCGACTATGTTCCCGTCCATGCCGAATTCGACTGGCGCCAGACGGGCAAGCAGAGCTGGGACATCATCGCGGAAACGGCTGCGGGTCAGATGGTTCTGTCGGAAGGCGGTTCGAAGCTTTCGGTCGATGGCGAGCTGAAGTTCTCCGCGCCGGAAGCCGAATATCCGGCGCTCTATCGCCGTTTTGCCGAGCTCATCAAGGCGGGCAAGTCGGATGTCGATCTGGCACCGCTGCGTCACGTCGCCGATGCCTTCATGCTCGGCAAGCGGAAATTCGTCGAGGCGTTTTACGACTGA
- a CDS encoding branched-chain amino acid ABC transporter permease — protein MAYLLQQLANAVPLAALYATLAFGYSIAFGVTKRADITYGAIIAFAGQMLLLFTDMAYNRLWLVLPAAIAIGVCASLIYSVGAGAWIGRSIMQPLASKSPNTVMVAALGMMIVLMETARLAANTRAIWLPPLLNDTVTFWSDGTFRVTLTYIQLLDTVLMCAIIAIGTLILKCTVWGRLWRAVIDDPLAAELCGTSARRVFLVSYAAAALVATCCGILATFYYGSMDFGAGLMFGLKVLMIAAVGGYSDPLRSAGGAAGLALVETFWGAYGSFIWRDLAIFSLLVFLLVLSRRERVVL, from the coding sequence ATGGCCTATCTTCTGCAGCAACTGGCGAATGCGGTGCCGCTCGCGGCACTCTACGCTACGCTTGCCTTCGGCTATTCGATTGCCTTCGGCGTCACCAAGCGAGCCGACATTACCTATGGGGCGATTATCGCCTTTGCCGGCCAGATGCTTCTGCTCTTCACGGACATGGCGTATAACCGGCTATGGCTGGTGCTGCCTGCGGCGATAGCGATCGGCGTCTGCGCCTCGCTGATCTATTCGGTCGGGGCAGGGGCCTGGATCGGTCGTTCCATCATGCAGCCGCTCGCCAGCAAATCGCCGAACACGGTTATGGTCGCAGCACTCGGCATGATGATCGTGCTGATGGAAACGGCACGCCTTGCCGCCAATACCCGCGCCATCTGGCTGCCACCGCTCCTGAACGACACTGTCACTTTCTGGAGCGACGGCACCTTCCGGGTGACGCTCACTTATATCCAGCTTCTGGATACGGTCCTGATGTGTGCGATTATCGCGATCGGCACACTGATCCTGAAGTGCACAGTATGGGGCCGCCTGTGGCGGGCCGTCATCGACGATCCGCTCGCCGCCGAACTCTGCGGCACCAGCGCCCGCCGCGTCTTCCTGGTATCCTATGCAGCGGCGGCCCTCGTCGCCACCTGCTGCGGCATCCTTGCTACCTTCTACTATGGATCGATGGATTTCGGCGCGGGACTGATGTTCGGCCTGAAGGTGCTGATGATTGCGGCCGTCGGCGGCTATTCCGATCCGCTGCGCTCGGCGGGCGGCGCTGCCGGCCTGGCGCTTGTCGAAACGTTCTGGGGCGCCTACGGCTCCTTCATCTGGCGCGATCTCGCCATTTTCTCGCTGCTGGTTTTCCTGCTGGTGCTGAGTCGCCGCGAGCGCGTCGTGCTCTGA
- a CDS encoding molybdenum cofactor biosynthesis protein MoaE yields MTITPTIRVQREDFDLQAEVDRLSKGKPGIGAVVTFSGLCRDEGGTLSALELEHYPGMAEAEMTRIGELAIARFGLDGLTAIHRFGKIAAGENIVLVVAAAAHRQAAFDGANFVMDFLKTSAPFWKKEHGKDGNTGDWIAAKDADDTARDRWK; encoded by the coding sequence GTGACCATTACCCCCACCATCCGCGTCCAGCGCGAGGATTTCGACCTGCAGGCGGAGGTCGACCGGCTGTCCAAAGGCAAGCCTGGCATCGGCGCGGTCGTTACCTTTTCCGGCCTCTGCCGTGACGAAGGCGGCACGCTATCGGCGCTGGAGCTCGAACATTATCCCGGCATGGCGGAAGCGGAGATGACCCGCATCGGCGAACTCGCGATCGCGCGTTTCGGGCTCGACGGCCTGACGGCCATTCACCGTTTTGGAAAGATTGCAGCCGGGGAGAATATCGTGCTGGTCGTCGCCGCGGCTGCGCACCGGCAGGCGGCCTTCGACGGCGCAAACTTCGTCATGGATTTCCTGAAGACCTCGGCTCCCTTCTGGAAGAAGGAACATGGCAAGGATGGAAATACGGGCGACTGGATCGCAGCAAAGGACGCCGACGACACGGCGCGCGACCGCTGGAAATAG
- a CDS encoding glutathione S-transferase family protein: MTRALYSLCGADERHFFSPHCWKAVMALAHKGLDFEEVPTTYGRIADIGGGFSKTVPVLDDNGRLISDSFDIALYLEEAYPDRPSLFKGEGGKALSRMVEGYSQMVVHPAIMRIALLDIHSILDEGDKAYFRASREDRLGKPLEEFAAGRDAEREAFAAKLEPMRHMLKFQPFIGGETPLFADYVVFGALQWLRIAAGLAMLAPDDPVMAWFERCLDLHESRGRTVTAA, translated from the coding sequence ATGACCAGAGCTCTCTATTCCCTGTGTGGTGCCGACGAGCGTCACTTCTTCTCGCCGCACTGCTGGAAGGCGGTGATGGCGCTCGCCCATAAGGGCCTCGATTTCGAAGAGGTTCCGACGACCTATGGCCGCATTGCCGATATCGGCGGCGGCTTTTCCAAGACCGTGCCCGTTCTGGATGACAACGGCCGGCTGATATCAGACAGTTTCGATATCGCCCTTTATCTGGAAGAGGCTTATCCCGACCGTCCGTCGCTCTTCAAGGGTGAGGGCGGCAAGGCCCTGTCGCGCATGGTCGAGGGCTATTCGCAGATGGTGGTCCATCCGGCGATCATGCGGATTGCGCTTCTCGATATTCATTCGATCCTGGATGAGGGCGACAAGGCCTATTTCCGGGCGAGCCGCGAAGACCGCCTGGGCAAGCCGCTGGAGGAATTCGCCGCCGGTCGCGACGCGGAGAGAGAAGCCTTTGCCGCCAAGCTCGAGCCGATGCGCCATATGCTGAAGTTTCAGCCTTTCATCGGCGGTGAGACCCCGCTCTTTGCCGATTACGTCGTCTTCGGTGCGCTGCAGTGGCTGCGCATCGCCGCCGGCCTCGCCATGCTGGCCCCGGATGACCCCGTCATGGCCTGGTTCGAACGCTGCCTCGATCTTCATGAAAGCCGGGGCCGGACTGTGACAGCGGCGTGA
- the moaD gene encoding molybdopterin converting factor subunit 1: MTRLVYFAWVRERIGKGEEEIELPASVVSVADLLNHLKGLGEEYEMALQYPDVIRVAIDQEHVEHDEPITGAKEIGIFPPMTGG, translated from the coding sequence ATGACACGGCTTGTCTATTTCGCCTGGGTGCGCGAACGCATCGGCAAGGGAGAAGAGGAAATCGAGCTCCCCGCCTCCGTCGTCAGCGTTGCCGATCTTCTGAATCATTTGAAGGGCCTGGGCGAGGAATATGAGATGGCTCTTCAATATCCCGATGTGATCCGAGTGGCGATCGATCAGGAGCATGTGGAGCATGACGAGCCGATAACAGGCGCCAAGGAAATCGGCATTTTCCCACCGATGACGGGTGGCTAA
- a CDS encoding ABC-F family ATP-binding cassette domain-containing protein, with the protein MITISDISARIAGRLLLDHASVSLPSGTKAGLVGRNGAGKSTLFRVITGDLGAESGTISIPKNARMGQVKQEAPGTEESLINILLSADKERAALLAEAETATDPHRIAEIQMRLVDIDAHSAEARAASILSGLGFDQEAQARPASSFSGGWRMRVALASVLFTEPDLLLLDEPTNYLDLEGTMWLEDYIRRYPHTVIIISHDRDLLNNAVNSIVHLDQKKLTFYRGNYDQFERQKAEADELQMKAKAKNDAARKHLQSFIDRFKAKASKAKQAQSRVKALERMGTVAAVIEDHVQPITFPEPEKQPASPIVAISGGAVGYEPGKPILKGLNLRIDNDDRIALLGSNGNGKSTFAKFISGRLAPESGEVRLAPSLKIGFFAQHQLEDLVPNETPVEHVRRLMPTEPEAKVRARVAQMGLATEKMATAAKDLSGGEKARLLMGLAAFHAPNLLILDEPTNHLDIDSRRALIEALNDYDGAVILISHDRHLIEATVDRLWLVNNGTVTSFEGDMEEYRDLIVASGKKKDDEKQKPPEEQSSKADQRKLNADKRASLAPLKKKINEIESLTGKLEKLIQALDAELADPALYEKAPAKAAEKAKQRGEAAAKLAAAEEQWLELSAEYEEAMAG; encoded by the coding sequence ATGATCACGATTTCAGACATCTCCGCCCGCATCGCCGGCCGCCTGCTCCTCGACCATGCCAGCGTATCGTTGCCTTCAGGCACGAAAGCCGGGCTCGTGGGACGTAACGGCGCCGGCAAGTCCACCCTCTTCCGTGTCATAACAGGCGATCTGGGAGCGGAAAGCGGGACGATATCGATCCCCAAGAATGCGCGCATGGGCCAGGTGAAGCAGGAAGCGCCAGGTACCGAGGAATCGCTGATCAATATCTTACTGTCCGCCGACAAGGAGCGCGCGGCACTGCTTGCCGAGGCGGAGACGGCGACCGATCCGCACCGTATCGCCGAAATCCAGATGCGCCTCGTCGATATCGACGCGCATTCGGCGGAAGCGCGCGCCGCCAGCATCCTCTCAGGCCTCGGCTTCGATCAGGAAGCGCAGGCAAGGCCCGCCTCCTCCTTCTCGGGCGGCTGGCGGATGCGCGTGGCGCTCGCCTCGGTGCTCTTTACCGAGCCGGACCTGCTGCTGCTCGACGAACCGACCAACTATCTCGACCTCGAAGGCACGATGTGGCTGGAGGATTATATCCGCCGCTATCCGCACACGGTCATCATCATCAGCCACGACCGCGATCTGCTCAACAACGCGGTCAATTCCATCGTGCATCTCGACCAGAAGAAGCTCACCTTCTATCGCGGCAACTACGACCAGTTCGAGCGGCAGAAGGCGGAAGCCGACGAGCTACAGATGAAGGCCAAGGCGAAGAACGATGCGGCGCGCAAGCACCTGCAGAGCTTCATCGACCGCTTCAAGGCCAAGGCCTCCAAAGCGAAGCAGGCCCAGTCGCGCGTCAAGGCGCTGGAGCGCATGGGCACGGTGGCCGCCGTGATCGAGGATCACGTCCAGCCGATCACCTTCCCCGAGCCCGAGAAGCAGCCGGCCTCCCCGATCGTCGCGATCAGCGGCGGCGCTGTCGGCTACGAGCCGGGCAAGCCGATCCTCAAAGGGCTCAATCTGCGCATCGACAATGACGATCGCATCGCCCTGCTCGGCTCGAACGGCAACGGTAAATCGACCTTTGCCAAATTCATCTCCGGCCGCCTGGCGCCGGAGAGTGGCGAAGTGCGTCTGGCGCCGAGCCTGAAGATTGGCTTCTTCGCGCAGCATCAACTCGAAGACCTCGTGCCGAACGAGACGCCTGTCGAGCATGTGCGACGGCTGATGCCGACCGAACCGGAGGCCAAGGTGCGCGCCCGCGTGGCGCAGATGGGCCTTGCGACCGAGAAGATGGCGACGGCGGCGAAAGATCTTTCAGGCGGTGAAAAGGCACGCCTGCTGATGGGGCTTGCCGCCTTTCATGCGCCGAACCTCTTGATCCTCGACGAGCCCACGAACCATCTCGACATCGACAGCCGCCGCGCACTGATCGAGGCGCTGAACGACTATGACGGCGCAGTCATCCTGATCTCGCACGACCGCCACCTGATCGAAGCGACCGTCGACCGCCTCTGGCTGGTCAACAACGGCACGGTGACGAGTTTCGAAGGCGATATGGAAGAGTATCGCGACCTGATCGTCGCTTCCGGGAAAAAAAAAGACGACGAAAAGCAGAAACCGCCTGAAGAACAGTCCTCGAAAGCCGACCAGCGCAAGCTGAATGCCGACAAGCGCGCCTCGCTCGCCCCTCTCAAGAAAAAGATCAATGAAATCGAATCCTTGACGGGCAAGCTGGAGAAACTGATTCAGGCTCTTGATGCAGAGCTTGCAGACCCGGCGCTCTACGAAAAAGCGCCCGCCAAGGCCGCAGAAAAAGCCAAGCAGCGCGGCGAAGCCGCCGCCAAGCTCGCTGCCGCCGAAGAGCAATGGCTGGAACTTTCCGCCGAATATGAGGAAGCGATGGCGGGCTGA
- a CDS encoding GrpB family protein, translating to MQQEQDESFGLGVRHLAVRLADANARWREAYLLEEARIRDALGPLALDIQHFGSTAIPGIKAKPIIDILIGVRRLEDGLACIEPMAKIGYDYAGADIVPDDHLFGRGIAGETRTHLAHVVEYQGFNWRRNIFFRDRLQNDPALAVAYEELKIGLAQKYAESRAAYTGAKKDFIDTVLAEAGLA from the coding sequence ATGCAGCAGGAGCAGGATGAATCATTTGGTTTGGGCGTCCGGCATCTCGCCGTCAGGCTTGCCGACGCCAATGCCAGATGGCGGGAGGCCTATCTGCTGGAAGAGGCCAGGATTCGCGATGCGCTCGGCCCTCTGGCACTCGATATCCAGCATTTCGGCAGCACTGCCATCCCCGGCATCAAGGCGAAGCCGATCATCGACATCCTGATCGGCGTGCGCCGCCTCGAAGACGGGCTTGCCTGCATCGAACCGATGGCAAAGATCGGCTATGATTACGCCGGCGCGGACATCGTACCCGACGACCATCTCTTCGGCCGCGGCATTGCGGGCGAGACGCGCACGCATCTCGCCCATGTCGTCGAATATCAGGGCTTCAACTGGCGGCGGAACATTTTTTTCCGTGACCGGCTGCAAAACGATCCGGCACTCGCGGTGGCCTATGAGGAGCTGAAGATCGGCCTTGCGCAGAAATATGCCGAGAGCCGCGCCGCCTATACCGGAGCGAAGAAGGATTTCATCGACACCGTTCTGGCGGAAGCGGGCCTCGCCTGA
- a CDS encoding CGNR zinc finger domain-containing protein, producing MSFSWTPHRFSGGALALDVANSVILRHDPARRIDRFEAEGQMERFPDAAQEFCAERALFGDIVPVRAQNRANFIELREATDRYFRRRVIEENDNGLLAELLEALVRTLRGAAGKGLDAATAHSVLRLIAMPDPERMKICGNCGWLFIDRSKNKSRAWCDMAVCGNRAKASRHYRRKKKEETP from the coding sequence ATGAGCTTCTCCTGGACCCCTCACCGTTTTTCCGGCGGCGCATTGGCGCTCGATGTCGCCAACAGCGTCATCCTGCGTCACGATCCTGCGCGCCGCATCGACCGATTCGAGGCCGAAGGACAAATGGAGCGCTTCCCCGATGCGGCACAGGAATTCTGCGCCGAACGGGCACTTTTCGGCGACATAGTGCCGGTCCGAGCGCAGAATAGGGCGAACTTCATCGAACTGCGGGAAGCAACGGACCGCTATTTCCGCCGGCGCGTGATCGAGGAAAACGACAACGGGCTTCTTGCCGAACTGCTGGAGGCGCTGGTGCGGACGCTCCGCGGTGCAGCAGGGAAGGGACTCGATGCGGCGACGGCCCATTCGGTTCTGCGGCTGATCGCCATGCCCGATCCGGAGCGGATGAAGATCTGCGGCAATTGCGGCTGGCTTTTCATCGACCGCAGCAAGAACAAAAGCCGAGCCTGGTGCGACATGGCCGTCTGCGGCAACCGCGCCAAGGCAAGCAGGCATTACCGGAGGAAAAAGAAGGAGGAGACGCCATGA
- a CDS encoding DNA polymerase III subunit chi, with protein MTEILFYHLTESKLEDALPPLLDKSVERGWRVAVQMKEAARRDALDTHLWTYREDSFLPHGTEEADFAGDQPVLLTISPDNSNAATVRFIVDGAEPPPAADYERIVFMFDGYDQEQLEGARAQWKKLKGEGHNLTYWQQTPEGRWEKKA; from the coding sequence ATGACGGAAATCCTCTTCTACCATCTGACGGAATCGAAGCTGGAAGACGCGCTTCCGCCGCTGCTTGACAAGAGTGTCGAGCGCGGCTGGCGCGTCGCCGTCCAGATGAAGGAAGCTGCGCGACGCGATGCGCTGGATACGCATCTGTGGACCTACCGGGAAGACAGCTTCCTGCCGCATGGCACGGAAGAGGCCGATTTCGCCGGGGATCAGCCCGTTCTCCTGACCATTTCTCCTGACAATTCGAATGCCGCCACCGTCCGCTTCATCGTCGACGGCGCCGAGCCGCCGCCCGCCGCCGATTATGAGCGGATCGTTTTCATGTTCGACGGTTACGATCAGGAGCAACTTGAAGGTGCACGCGCCCAATGGAAGAAGCTGAAAGGCGAGGGGCATAACCTCACCTATTGGCAGCAGACGCCGGAAGGGCGGTGGGAGAAGAAGGCCTGA
- the ndk gene encoding nucleoside-diphosphate kinase, translating into MAIERTFSMIKPDATKRNLTGAITKMLEDAGLRVVASKRVWMSKREAEGFYAVHKERPFFGELVEGMTSGPTVVQVLEGEGAILKNREIMGATNPANAAEGTIRKVHALSIGENSVHGSDAPETAAQEIKYWFSDTEIVG; encoded by the coding sequence ATGGCGATTGAACGCACCTTCTCGATGATCAAGCCGGACGCAACGAAGCGCAACCTGACGGGCGCTATCACCAAGATGCTCGAAGATGCCGGCCTGCGCGTCGTCGCCTCCAAGCGCGTCTGGATGAGCAAGCGCGAAGCTGAAGGCTTCTACGCTGTTCACAAGGAACGTCCGTTCTTCGGCGAACTCGTTGAAGGCATGACCTCCGGCCCGACCGTCGTTCAGGTTCTGGAAGGCGAAGGCGCCATCCTCAAGAACCGCGAAATCATGGGCGCAACCAACCCGGCAAACGCTGCCGAAGGCACGATCCGCAAGGTTCATGCTCTCTCGATCGGCGAAAACTCGGTTCATGGTTCCGACGCTCCGGAAACGGCTGCCCAGGAAATCAAGTACTGGTTCTCCGACACCGAAATCGTCGGCTGA